The DNA region TGAAGTACAGCAACTCGCCGGTGCGGTCGTCGACCTTCGGGTGGGCGGACACCCCCCAGTCCGACGGGAAGCCCCCCGCCCAGTCCTCCTTGCCGAGCGGGGCGCCGGTGACAGGGTCGGTGCGGTAGAGGTCGCCGCACTGGTAGTGGCTGGTGAGTGCCGTGCCGCGGTGCACGAGGACGTCGGTGGACGACGCATCTTTCATCAGAGTCCTTGCGCCCCAACCATAGTTGCGCCGCGCCAGCTCAACCGGCTCGGCGATGCCCGGCCACAGCGGGCCACCTTCGGCGTTCTCCTCGGCGAACGCGTCGGTGCGGACGAACCGATTGCGGTAGAACGCTTTTCCGTCCCGGAAGCCGACGATGTGCAGCATTCCGTCGCCGTCGAACGGGTGGTAGTACTTCAGCGCCGGGTGCAGCGGGTTCTCGGTGTTGCGCAGGTAGACGCCGTCCAGGTCCTGCGGGATCTGGCCGTCGACGACGATCAGGTCGTCGGCGTCCCACTCGGTGGTTTGCGGACGCCACGGGCCACTGCGATAGGGGTGGTCGTCCTGCTCGGGCAGAGTCGACAGGAATTTGCCGACGACCTCCGGGTGGGTGTGAAGGCTCATTTCGGTCTCCCGACGACGAAGCTGACGGTGGTGGCGGTGCTTCCGCCGAAGTTGAGCGTGCCGAACGTCGTCGCGCCCTCGACCTGACAGTCGCCCGCGGTGTCACTGACCTGTCGGGCAGCGTCCAGCAGCATCCGCACCCCGGAGGCGCCGACGGGATGTCCGCCGCCGATCAGGCCCCCGCTGGGGTTGATGGGCAGCCGACCGCCCAACTCGATCTCGCCGTTCTCGATGGCCTTCCACGATTCGCCGGGGCCCGTGAGCCCGATGTGGTCGATCGCGAGGTATTCGCTGGGGGTGAAGCAGTCGTGCACCTCGAACCCGTCGACATCGTCGAGGGTGACGTGCGCGCGGCCGAAGGCGTCCAGCACCGCGGTGCGGACGTGGGGGAGCACGTACCGATCGTCGCGGGAGCGGTCGAGCTTCTGTCGCAGGCCCAGGCCGACGGTGCGATGCCCCCACCCGTCGATCCTGCCGAGGGGCCGGGCCTGCGGGTGATCCCGCAGCCAGTCGTCGCTGACCAGCACGACGCCTGCGCCACCGTCGGTGATCTGACTGCAGTCGAAGCGGCGCAAGCGGCCTTCGATGACGGGGTTCTGGATGTCGTCGTCGGTCAGCGGCGTGGGAACCGCCCAGTCGCGGGTCTGCGCCTTCGGGTTGCGCCGGGCATTGGCGAAGTTGAGCGCCGCGATGGCCCGCAGGTGGGTGTCGTCGAGGCCGTAGCGCATGTCGTACTCAGCGGCGACGCTGTCGAACATGTGTGGCCACATATACGTCGCGTCTCGACCTTCCTGGCCTGTCCACGCCGCCGCGCCGAGGATCGTCGTCGCCGTGTCCCCGGGCACGGTCTTCTCCAGTTCGATACCGACGACGAGGGCGGTGCGGTATGCGCCGGAGCGGAGGTCGGCGATCGCCGCCAGGGCCGCAGCACTGCCCGACGCGCAGGCGGCTTCGTGCCGGAGGGCAGGAGTGCCCCAGAGCCCGTCGTTGACCGAGGCCGGCATCGCGCCGAGATGGCCCTGATGGGCGAACAGTTCGCCGAACGCATTGGCGACGTGGATGACGTCGACGTCGGCGGCGTCGATACCGGATGAGTCGAGCGTGGCGTCGACGATTTCGGCGGTCAGGTCCGCGAAGCCGAGACCCTCGCGGTCGAGGTTGCGGGAGAAATCGCTCTGGTATCCGCCGAGAATCCACACCTGCGGTGCCGCCATGCCCGGATCGTACTACAGCTAACGGAGTGACTCCGGGGATTGAGAGCGGTCCCGCCGGCTGCGATTCTGAACCGACGAGACCTGACAGAGACGGAGGTCGACCGCCGTCTGTGTCTCAGCGGGGCATTGCCCACATAGGGGTGACGCAAACCCCGTGAGGTGTACGACGCGGCCCACATAGGGAACTCTGGGGGCATGATCGAATCGTCGAACCACGAGCTCGCCCATCGAATGGCTGAGCTCGCCAGGTCCGTGGCAGCTCCACGGAGTGCCGAAGATGTGCTGTCCGACGTGACCACGGAGGCCAAAAAGCTGATCGCAGGCGTCGACACGGCGGGCGTGCTGCTCATCGGCAAGGCGGGCAGATTCGAGTCGGTGGCGGGGACGTCGGATCTGCCGCATCGTCTCGATGAGCTGCAGATGAAGTACCGCGAGGGCCCCTGCGTGCAGGCCGCGCTCGACGATCTGATCGTGCGAACCGAGGACTTCCGCAGCGAGCGGCGGTGGCCGTTGTACTCGGCGGCGGCCGCTGAACTCGGGGTGCTGAGCGGACTGTCGTTCAAGCTGTACACGAGCTCACAGACTGCGGGGGCGCTGAACCTGTTCTCCTTTCAAGCGCACGCGTTCGATGCGGAAGCGGAGACGATCGGCGCAGTGCTCGCCGCGCATGCAGCCGCCGCGATCCTGGCGAGCCGGCAGAGCGAGCAGTTGGAGTCGGCGCTGTCGACCAGGGACCGGATCGGACAGGCCAAAGGCATCATCATGGAGCGCTACGACGTCGACGACGTCGCAGCATTCGACATGTTGCGCAAGCTCTCGCAGGACAGCAACACCCGCCTGACCGAGGTGGCCTCGAGGGTGATCGAGACGCGGGGGAAGTGACCCGGCTTTCGCCGCGCTGAGTTTCTGGCGAATTCACCCGGCGCGCGACCATCAGTTCGAAATCTCCGATGTCCCGCGTCGGAGCCCGCATTTGGCTACCGTGTTCCTGTGGGAGGACCCTGAGGGGTGAGGTGGCCCTCAGCACTGGAAACCGTCGGATCTGAGGCCCTAGCGGCTCGAGCCGATTTCGGTTGGCGGGCAGAAGTGGTGGCGCGCCCGCATTGGGCCATTCGCTTCCGATCTGTACGGGGTTCGTCGATCTCAGCGAATTTCCTGTCGACTCGGCTTCACGTCTGCCGTCCGGGCGACGCGTGATTCGGCAGAGTGTGGAACCCGTGCGGTTCTGGAGATTGCAGGTCGCGCTGCTCGCGGTGATCGCCGGCTTTGTGGTGACCAAGGTGCCGGGGTTGCGAGCGGAACCGGGCTTTTCGTGGTGGATGGACGGAATCTGGCAGAACCTGGCCTACCTCGCGGCCGCGGTGCTCTGTGTGGTGCGGACCCCGGCGCGGTCGCCTGACCGCGTGGCGTGGCGAATCGTCGCCCTCGGCCTGGTGCTCTTCTGCCTGGCGAACACGTATCTCGACTGGTTCGTCCGCCCCCGAGCGATCCAGAGCGTTCCGTCGCTCGGTGATGGTCTGTGGCTGGCGGCCTATCTGTGCGCCTACGTCGTTCTGGTGCTGTTCATGCGGCGCCGGGTAGCACGGCTGCCGGTGGGTCTGTGGCTGGACGGTGTGGTGGTCGGACTCGGGACCGCGACGGTCGGCGCAGCGGTCGTCGTCCCGCAACTCATGGCGCATCTGGATCGGGGCGCCGCGGGCACGGCGGTCACCGTCGCCTACGCGATAGCCAACCTGCTGCTCCTGGCGTTGGTGGTGTTCGCCATGTCCCTGTTCCAGTGGCGACCGCCGGTGACGCTGTGGTGGCTGGGGGGCGGACTGGTGCTGTACGGGGTCGTGGATTCCCTCTACGTCATCCGGGCGGCGCGGGGCACCCACGAGCCTGGTGGCTGGCTCGATGCGGCATGGGTCGTCGCCGCGACACTCGTGGCGCTGGCGCCGGGATGGAGTCGGAGTCGCGCTGACGCCCGCCCGCCGCCGGTATGGGCTCCGCTTGCGGCGCCATTGCTTGCCGCCGCTGCGGCCGTCGGTGTCCAGGCCGCCGGTTCCTTCGTCGCGATGGCCCCGGTAGCCGAGTGGTTGGCGGTGGCCACCATGTTCGCCGCACTTGCCCGCCTCGCGGTGGCCTTCTTCGAAGCACGGCGTGCCGGAGAGCATGCGCACCTGGCACGCACCGACGATCTGACCGGGGTACTGAATCGCCGCGGCTTCTACGATCGGGCCTCGGAGACCATCACCCGGAAAGATCCGAACCACGGCTGTGAACCGTCCTGTGCCCTGCTGCTGTTGGACCTCAACCATTTCAAGGACGTCAACGACTCCCTGGGCCATGCCGCCGGGGACGAATTGCTGCGCGTGGTCTCAGCCAGGCTGACCGCGTCGCTGAACGACGACGACGTCGTCGGCCGACTCGGCGGAGACGAGTTCGCCTTGCTGATCTCCCACGTCGACATCGGTGAAGCGGCACGTACGGCGGCAGCGCTGATCGACATCCTCGAGGAGGGCGTCGAGCTCGACGGAGTGGAGGTCCACGCCGACGCCAGCATCGGCATCGCCGTCAGCCCGGATCACGGAAGCGATGTCGGAACGCTGTTGCGCTGCGCCGACATCGCCATGTACCAGGCCAAGCAGGCCCACGTCAGTCAGATGATCTACACGGTCGAACGCCACGACCACGGCACCACTCGTGCGGGGATGGAACTGCGGGCGCAACTGCGCCGCGCGATCGACCACGGTGAACTGGCGGTGCACTACCAACCCCAAATGGTGCTTCGCACAGGGGAAGTCATCGGGGCAGAGGCGCTGGTCCGCTGGCCACACCCGAGCCGGGGACTTCTCTACCCCGACCAGTTCCTCCCACTTGCCAGAAACAGCAGTCTGATGCGCTCGATGACGGAGTTCGTCCTCGAACGCGCCCTGCGCGATGCCAGCCTCTGGCACGCAGAAGGCCACCACGTGAGGGTCGCCGTCAACCTGTCGCCACCGACGTTCGCCGACCGGGATCTGCCGACTCGGATCGCCGAAGCGCTCAAGCGCCACGGGTTGCAAGCGGGGGATCTGGCGGTCGAGATCACCGAGGACTTCATGCTGGGCCACCTCGAGCGGGCCCGGACCGTGCTCGGCGAGATACGTCGCCACGGGGTCACGATTGCGATCGACGACTTCGGCAGCGGCTACTCCTCGCTGTCCTACCTGCGCGACCTACCGATCGACGAAGTCAAACTCGACCGGTCCTTCGTCGCACCCATCACCACAGACCCCGACGCTGCCGCGATCGTGCAGTCGGTCATCTATCTGGCGCACAGCCTGCGCCTGACCACCGTCGCCGAAGGTGTCGAAACCGCTGCCGCCGCGGCGGCGCTGACGGCGTTCGGGTGCGACGCGGTGCAGGGGCACTACTACAGCGCAGCGCTCAGTACGTCCCAATTCCTCTGGCTGCTAGAGGGTTTCGCGCCCCACCCGGGCGACGTCAAGCAGGTGGTGCCCCCGGCATGATTCGAACATGCGACACCGGCTTTAGGAGAGCCGTGCTCTATCCCCTGAGCTACGGGGGCGGACCCGATGGGAGCTTACCGGTTGACTGAGCGCGCCTGCACCTGGGAAGTCGACAGTTATGGCAAAAATGACAAAACATCGATCTCCGGCCGGTAGCGTGCCAGCCGTGGAGCTGAAATTGCAGCGCATCGGTGCGTGGTGCGGGACAGCGATGATCGTCCTTTTCAGTGTGTTCTTCTCCGTCATCGGCAAGCTCTGGCCGCCGCCGGGGCCCAGGGACACCGCAGGCGAGGTCACGCAATTCCTCGTCGACGAGAACCTCTGGGTGCGCCTCGGCATCGCCGGTTCGATGCTGGTGGCCGCGCTGGCGCTGCCCTTTCACGCGGCGATCGTGCTGCGGATCCGCCGGGTCGAGGGGCAGTTCGGCATGCTGTCGATGACGCAGTTGCTCGCCGCCGCCGTCTTCACGCCGGCCTTCATCTTCTCCCTGATTGCGTTGGCCACTGCGGCCTTCCGACCCTCAGAACGCGGAATCGAGATCACCCAGGCGTTCAACGACATGTTCTGGTTGTGGTTCATCGGCATAGTCGGCACGCTGGTCGTCCAGAACACCACGCTGGCCATCGCCTCCTTCGTCGACACGACCGAACCCTCGACCTTCCCCCGCTGGTACGGCTACCTGAACATCTGGGTGATGATGCTGTCGCTGCCCGGCTGCGTGGTCGTGATGATGAACGACGGCCCGTTGGCGTGGAACGGTGTATTCGCCTTCTACATCCCCGGTCTGGCACTGGTGACGTGGATGATCACGACCAGCGTCGTGATCTCGCGATCGATCACGGCGCAGGAGGCCGCCGAGCGGCAAGCGGTCGCCGCGGAGTGAGCACGGGCCTGACGACGCCGCCCGGCACCCGACGTATCCCCGGGGAGAGCGGCACCTGGGTCTTCCTGTTCGGCGACATGCTCGTCTTCGGCGCGTTCTTCGTCACCTTCCTCGTCGAGCGGGCCAAAGCTCCGGACGTCTTCGACGTCGCCCGCACCACGCTGCACCTCGGTGTCGGCGTGGCCAACACCCTTGTCCTGCTGACCAGTTCGCTGTTCGTGGTGCTGGCGCTTGGCGCGATGCGCGCCGGCGCGCGATCGGTCGCCACCCGGGCGGTGGCCGCGGCGATCGGCTGCGGCCTGGTGTTCGTCGCACTCAAGGTGTTCGAGTACGTGTCACTGGTCGGTGCCGGCCATGGCCCCGGCGCCAATCACTTCTACCTCTACTACTTCATCCTCACCGGCCTGCACCTGTTCCATGTCACCGTGGGGCTGGCGGTGCTGGCGTTCATGCTCACCCAGACCCGGCGGGACGAGCTGAGCCATACCCGTACGGCCCTGGTCGAGGGCGCGGCCTGCTTCTGGCATCTGGTCGACCTGCTGTGGATCTTCCTGTTCGCACTCCTGTACCTGGTGAGCTGAATGACCGTCGTCCAACTCCTGCGCAACCGTGCCGGCGCCAGTTGGTTGGTGCTCATCGCCGCCACCCTGGTCTCCTGGGTGGTCGGCGCGGACCACGGCACCGGGTCGATGGCCGCGGTCGTCGTGCTGGCCATCGCGGCGATCAAGGTGCGCCTGGTCGGACTCGACTTCATGGAACTGCGGCACGCGCCGATCCCGTTGCGCGCCGCGTTCGAGTGTTACTGCGTGGGCATGTGGGCGCTGCTGTCCGCGCTCTACCTTTTCCTCTGAGGGGTCGCGGCCGCTACTTCAGCAGCGCGATCACCTTCGCGAACGCGTCGGCGTGGCGGGCCTGCACGATCACGTAGCTGATGCCGTAGGTGTCGCGATAGCCGCGGATCCGCCCGGCGATCTCGTCGGTCGACCCCGAGAGCACGCCGGGGTGACGCAGCATCTCTTCATCGGACAGCCCGGGCAGTGAATGGCGGGTGATCGCCAGATCGGGTGTGCCCGAGTCATCGACGGGCATGGCGGTGATGGCCACGTTGAGTTCCAGGTCGTCAAAACGCTCCGCCGCGGCCGCCCGGACGAAGCCGATCCGCTCCGCCAGCGGATCCTCCTCGGCCGTCGGTGCCCGGTCACCCCCGGTGAGCCCGATGATGTCGGCGGACCGGGCGGCGATGCGCAGCACCCGATCGCCGTTGCCGGCGATCATGATCGGCACCTGGGGAAGGTGCTCGGCCATGTACCGGGTGGTCGCGCGCAGGTGGTCGACGCGCTCGCCCGCGCTGGGGAACGGGATTCCGGCGGCGTCGAACTCCGACTTGACGTAGCCGGTGCCCAACCCGAGCTCGAACCGTCCGTCGCTCAGCTCGGACAGCGCGGCCACGTCCCGGGCCAGCAGTGCAGGCCGGTGAAACGCCGAGTTGATGACGAATGTGCCGACCCGCAGCGTCGAGGTGGCCATGGCGATGGTCGTCATCACCGGGAACGGCGCGACCCCGCCGAGATGGTCGGGCACATGCATGACGTCGAAGCCGAAATCCTCTGCCCGACGCGCCGCCTCCTCGAGTGTGGTCCGCGAGCGTGCTCGCGTGACGCCGACTCCGAACCGGAAATCCCTGGGCACAGAAACGATCGTAGGCGGCATGTTTGAGTTCGTTCTGGCCCGGGCATTAGAGCGAGTGACTTTCCCACCACGAACTTTCCCACCACGATCCGGCCCGTCGTCGAACCATCCGACGGGCCGGATCAGTTTTTCACCATGACCCGGCCACCCACACTCGGCGTCGAAGAAGAGTTCCTTCTTGTCGACCCGGCGTCCGGCGCCCCGGTGGCGCGCAACAGAACGGTCGCCGAGCGGGCTGCCGAGCATGGGGTGGACCTGCAACTCGAGCTGACGAGCTGTCAGGTGGAGACCGCGACGGGCGTCGTCGAGGACACCGCGGATCTGCGGGACCAGTTGGTGCGGCTGCGCCGCACCGCCGCCAACGCCGCCGAGCGCTCGCGGGCACAACTGCTCGCCGTCGGGTTGCCGCCCTCGCTGCCCCGGGAGTTCCCCATCACCGAAACCCCGCGCTACCTCGATATCGGGGAACGGTTCGGCATGATCGCTCACGAGCAGGGCATCTGCGGCTGCCATGTGCACGTCGCCGTGCCCGACCGCGACGCCGCCGTCGCCGTCAGCAATCGGCTGCGACCGTGGTTGCCTCAGCTGCTCGCGCTGACCGCGAACTCGGCGATCTATCGCAACTCGGACACCGGCCATGCCAGCTGGCGGAGCGTGCTGTGGGCGCGCTGGCCCAGTGCGGGCCCACCGCCGAACTTCGCGTCCGCCGCCGAATTCGATGCCGCGGTGCAGATGTTGTGCAACACCAACGTGATCCGCGACGCGGGGATGGTCTATTGGGATGTGCGTCCCTCGGACAAGTTCCCGACCGTCGAGGTCCGTGTCGCCGATGTGCCCGCGACGGTGGCCGAGACGGTGCTGTTCGCCGCGCTGGTCCGGGGCTGTGTGTCGACGGCGCTCGAAGACGAACGTCGGGGCACACCGGTGCTGCCGCTGGCGCCCTACGCCCTCAAGGCCGCCTATTGGAAAGCGGCGCGCGACGGCCTCGACGGTGACGGCGTCGACCTGCAACACCAGGCCTCGGTACCCATACGGACACAGCTGGACGATCTCGTCGCGCGGGTCCGCCCGGCTCTGGAGGCCGCAGGCGACTACGAGCTGGTGACCTCAGGGCTCGCCAGGATCGGCGAAGTGGGCAACGGTGCGATGCGACAGCGTCGGGCGTGGAAACGGCGCCACGACGTCGGAGATGTGCTCGCCGCCGCGGCGGCAGCCACGCTGGAAGCGCCCTAGACGAGCGGTAGCTCGGCGAACACCGGGCTGGTCGGCCGCGGCGAACCACCCGGCGGCTCGACAGTGAACGCCAGCGCACGCGATGAGCCGAGGTCGGGGATCACCGCTGTCGTCGACGGCGCCACAGCGCCGGCGTCCATCGTTCCGGCCGAGTGCGCGCCGTCGGCATCAACCAGCCACATCTGGTAGACGGTGCCCGGTTCTGGTGGCGGCACGTTGTTCATCACGAGGACCCCGGAGTCGCGCTCGCGGGAGAACACCACCGTCGCGATGCCGCCGCCGGGAATCTCGCCGGACACGGTGCGCACGTCGGTGGCCGCGAACACCTGCTCGGCGGTCGAGGGTGTCGCTCCGGGCCGCATCGCGAGACCGACACCGAGGACACCAAGCCCGATGGCCACCGTTGCCGCGGCGGCCAGCACCGTCCTGGACCACTGCCGGGGTTGCGCCCGGGCGGGTTTGATCGGGCGTACCGGGTCTGCAGTGATCTGGCCGAGCAACTGGTCGCGGAGATGAGCCGGCGGCTCCACTGCGGTCGCTGTCGAGATGACCGCCATCGTCTCGCGGACAGCCCGCACTTCGGCGGCGAACGCCTCCACCGTCTCGTGGGGTGCGCTCTCGAGGTGCCGGTCGATGTCGGCCATCTCGGCGTCGGTGAGCGCGTGCAGTGCGTACGGCGTCGCGAACGACAGCAGGTCTGCCCCGGTAGGGCCGGTTGGCACAGATGGATCTGTCATGCCACCCCCAGACATCTGCGCAGGCCACGGATGGCATCGCGCATCCGTGACTTGACGGTTGCCAGGTTCGCCGAGAGCCGCTCGGAGACCTGGACGTAGGTCAGCCCGTCGTAGTAGGCGAGCTGGATGCATTCGCGCTGGGTGTCGGTCAGCGACCCCAGGCACTCGGTCACCTGGCGGCGCTCGTCGGTGCGCACGACGGTGTCGGCGACAAGATCAGCCGGCGGTTCCACGTTGGCGGCGCCGTAGCGGGACTCGCGGGTGCTGGCCGCCTGTTCGGAACGCACCCGGTCCACTGCGCGCCGGTGGGCCAGCGTCATGAGCCAGGCCATCGGCGACCCGGCCGCCGGATCGTAGTTCTCGGCGTTGCGCCACACCTGCAGGTAGACGTCCTGGGTGGTTTCCTCGCTGTACCCGGGATCGCGCAAAACCCGGGTGACCAGTCCGAACACCCGGGACCGGGTCTGGTCGTAGAAAGA from Mycobacterium sp. DL includes:
- a CDS encoding acetyl-CoA acetyltransferase, producing the protein MAAPQVWILGGYQSDFSRNLDREGLGFADLTAEIVDATLDSSGIDAADVDVIHVANAFGELFAHQGHLGAMPASVNDGLWGTPALRHEAACASGSAAALAAIADLRSGAYRTALVVGIELEKTVPGDTATTILGAAAWTGQEGRDATYMWPHMFDSVAAEYDMRYGLDDTHLRAIAALNFANARRNPKAQTRDWAVPTPLTDDDIQNPVIEGRLRRFDCSQITDGGAGVVLVSDDWLRDHPQARPLGRIDGWGHRTVGLGLRQKLDRSRDDRYVLPHVRTAVLDAFGRAHVTLDDVDGFEVHDCFTPSEYLAIDHIGLTGPGESWKAIENGEIELGGRLPINPSGGLIGGGHPVGASGVRMLLDAARQVSDTAGDCQVEGATTFGTLNFGGSTATTVSFVVGRPK
- a CDS encoding GAF and ANTAR domain-containing protein gives rise to the protein MIESSNHELAHRMAELARSVAAPRSAEDVLSDVTTEAKKLIAGVDTAGVLLIGKAGRFESVAGTSDLPHRLDELQMKYREGPCVQAALDDLIVRTEDFRSERRWPLYSAAAAELGVLSGLSFKLYTSSQTAGALNLFSFQAHAFDAEAETIGAVLAAHAAAAILASRQSEQLESALSTRDRIGQAKGIIMERYDVDDVAAFDMLRKLSQDSNTRLTEVASRVIETRGK
- a CDS encoding EAL domain-containing protein, coding for MRFWRLQVALLAVIAGFVVTKVPGLRAEPGFSWWMDGIWQNLAYLAAAVLCVVRTPARSPDRVAWRIVALGLVLFCLANTYLDWFVRPRAIQSVPSLGDGLWLAAYLCAYVVLVLFMRRRVARLPVGLWLDGVVVGLGTATVGAAVVVPQLMAHLDRGAAGTAVTVAYAIANLLLLALVVFAMSLFQWRPPVTLWWLGGGLVLYGVVDSLYVIRAARGTHEPGGWLDAAWVVAATLVALAPGWSRSRADARPPPVWAPLAAPLLAAAAAVGVQAAGSFVAMAPVAEWLAVATMFAALARLAVAFFEARRAGEHAHLARTDDLTGVLNRRGFYDRASETITRKDPNHGCEPSCALLLLDLNHFKDVNDSLGHAAGDELLRVVSARLTASLNDDDVVGRLGGDEFALLISHVDIGEAARTAAALIDILEEGVELDGVEVHADASIGIAVSPDHGSDVGTLLRCADIAMYQAKQAHVSQMIYTVERHDHGTTRAGMELRAQLRRAIDHGELAVHYQPQMVLRTGEVIGAEALVRWPHPSRGLLYPDQFLPLARNSSLMRSMTEFVLERALRDASLWHAEGHHVRVAVNLSPPTFADRDLPTRIAEALKRHGLQAGDLAVEITEDFMLGHLERARTVLGEIRRHGVTIAIDDFGSGYSSLSYLRDLPIDEVKLDRSFVAPITTDPDAAAIVQSVIYLAHSLRLTTVAEGVETAAAAAALTAFGCDAVQGHYYSAALSTSQFLWLLEGFAPHPGDVKQVVPPA
- a CDS encoding cytochrome c oxidase subunit 3, whose product is MLVFGAFFVTFLVERAKAPDVFDVARTTLHLGVGVANTLVLLTSSLFVVLALGAMRAGARSVATRAVAAAIGCGLVFVALKVFEYVSLVGAGHGPGANHFYLYYFILTGLHLFHVTVGLAVLAFMLTQTRRDELSHTRTALVEGAACFWHLVDLLWIFLFALLYLVS
- a CDS encoding cytochrome C oxidase subunit IV family protein, coding for MTVVQLLRNRAGASWLVLIAATLVSWVVGADHGTGSMAAVVVLAIAAIKVRLVGLDFMELRHAPIPLRAAFECYCVGMWALLSALYLFL
- a CDS encoding LLM class F420-dependent oxidoreductase, whose translation is MPRDFRFGVGVTRARSRTTLEEAARRAEDFGFDVMHVPDHLGGVAPFPVMTTIAMATSTLRVGTFVINSAFHRPALLARDVAALSELSDGRFELGLGTGYVKSEFDAAGIPFPSAGERVDHLRATTRYMAEHLPQVPIMIAGNGDRVLRIAARSADIIGLTGGDRAPTAEEDPLAERIGFVRAAAAERFDDLELNVAITAMPVDDSGTPDLAITRHSLPGLSDEEMLRHPGVLSGSTDEIAGRIRGYRDTYGISYVIVQARHADAFAKVIALLK
- a CDS encoding glutamate--cysteine ligase, whose amino-acid sequence is MTRPPTLGVEEEFLLVDPASGAPVARNRTVAERAAEHGVDLQLELTSCQVETATGVVEDTADLRDQLVRLRRTAANAAERSRAQLLAVGLPPSLPREFPITETPRYLDIGERFGMIAHEQGICGCHVHVAVPDRDAAVAVSNRLRPWLPQLLALTANSAIYRNSDTGHASWRSVLWARWPSAGPPPNFASAAEFDAAVQMLCNTNVIRDAGMVYWDVRPSDKFPTVEVRVADVPATVAETVLFAALVRGCVSTALEDERRGTPVLPLAPYALKAAYWKAARDGLDGDGVDLQHQASVPIRTQLDDLVARVRPALEAAGDYELVTSGLARIGEVGNGAMRQRRAWKRRHDVGDVLAAAAAATLEAP
- a CDS encoding anti-sigma factor — protein: MTDPSVPTGPTGADLLSFATPYALHALTDAEMADIDRHLESAPHETVEAFAAEVRAVRETMAVISTATAVEPPAHLRDQLLGQITADPVRPIKPARAQPRQWSRTVLAAAATVAIGLGVLGVGLAMRPGATPSTAEQVFAATDVRTVSGEIPGGGIATVVFSRERDSGVLVMNNVPPPEPGTVYQMWLVDADGAHSAGTMDAGAVAPSTTAVIPDLGSSRALAFTVEPPGGSPRPTSPVFAELPLV
- a CDS encoding sigma-70 family RNA polymerase sigma factor: MTILTPVTRLRLVTSDLDALLRQVARGDVDAFASFYDQTRSRVFGLVTRVLRDPGYSEETTQDVYLQVWRNAENYDPAAGSPMAWLMTLAHRRAVDRVRSEQAASTRESRYGAANVEPPADLVADTVVRTDERRQVTECLGSLTDTQRECIQLAYYDGLTYVQVSERLSANLATVKSRMRDAIRGLRRCLGVA